In one window of Fictibacillus phosphorivorans DNA:
- a CDS encoding Mu transposase C-terminal domain-containing protein: MFIVNDVYQIEDASGREQLERILWIDDGHAVCFCIDLEKENALPIKRTISDLQQLHGEGLVTLVNEEPYPFIYQSEEYFTEKNKGLRDERWSSIENMVCKEPEIYESKNRGKFIALAMNDTGKTKRLLYKYLTQFWQRGKVKNALLPDYHRSGGKGKEKIFKGKKNGRPRKFEAVIGEGIVITDEIKRVFEVSIKRYYHTTKKNPLSEAFNLMLKTFFVSDYRYEDGVRKPILQAEDKLPTYRQFSYWYKKTFQLEEKLRKRKGNRKYELQDRAVLGTSVGDLYGPGTKFQIDATVADVYLVSSFHRNWIIGRPVIYVVIDVFSRMVVGLYVGLEGPSWFGAMMALANTASDKVSYCKKYGIDIKKEEWDCHYLPQTLLADRGELEGYNIERLISAFNMKVENTPPYRGDWKGIVEQHFRIIHSKVKPFLPGFVDTDVQVRGDRDYRLDATLNLEEFTSIIVRCVLHHNNHHWLKNYNQDEMMIEDEVSLIPRDLWNWGIQNRSGKLRSYPENIVKLHLLPSATARVTYKGIEFKKMSYSCERALKEGWFGEARQKSWRISICYDPRDMTHIYLPSDDGQGYEVASLLDHQKKYNGKTLEEVQYYHDYELLKKQKYSHEETQEKVDLASDIEHIVSRAKKSLKQEEVKMSNAQKVKGIRDNRSIEKEEKRKDEAFSLSEYIFNPSDNQLEDQIEEKSPTKNLSKVELLRQRQKEKLQRVRNNQR, encoded by the coding sequence ATGTTTATCGTAAACGATGTATACCAAATTGAAGATGCAAGCGGCAGGGAGCAATTGGAGCGGATACTCTGGATAGATGATGGACATGCAGTCTGTTTTTGTATTGATCTTGAAAAGGAAAATGCTCTTCCTATAAAAAGAACAATATCTGATCTTCAACAATTACATGGTGAAGGACTAGTAACTTTAGTAAACGAGGAACCTTATCCGTTTATCTATCAGAGTGAAGAGTATTTTACAGAGAAAAACAAGGGGTTGCGTGATGAAAGATGGTCCAGTATCGAGAACATGGTTTGCAAAGAACCAGAAATCTATGAAAGTAAAAATAGAGGTAAATTCATCGCTTTAGCAATGAATGATACTGGTAAGACGAAACGCTTACTGTATAAGTACCTTACACAATTTTGGCAAAGAGGGAAGGTTAAAAATGCCTTATTGCCTGATTATCATAGGTCTGGTGGGAAAGGAAAAGAAAAGATTTTCAAAGGTAAGAAAAACGGGCGACCTCGGAAATTTGAGGCAGTTATCGGTGAAGGAATAGTAATCACGGATGAAATTAAAAGAGTTTTTGAAGTGAGTATCAAACGGTATTATCATACCACGAAGAAGAATCCACTATCAGAAGCCTTTAACTTGATGCTTAAAACATTTTTTGTATCTGATTATCGGTACGAAGATGGAGTAAGAAAGCCTATTTTACAAGCAGAGGACAAGCTACCCACTTACCGACAATTCAGCTATTGGTATAAAAAAACATTTCAATTGGAAGAAAAGTTACGTAAGCGAAAAGGTAATCGTAAATATGAGTTACAAGATCGTGCTGTTTTAGGTACTTCTGTTGGCGATCTATATGGTCCAGGGACCAAGTTTCAAATTGATGCTACTGTTGCAGATGTTTATCTTGTAAGCTCATTCCATCGAAACTGGATCATTGGTCGTCCTGTTATTTATGTTGTAATTGATGTTTTTAGCCGAATGGTGGTTGGGCTGTATGTTGGATTAGAAGGTCCATCATGGTTCGGTGCAATGATGGCTCTCGCCAATACTGCTAGTGATAAAGTATCGTACTGTAAAAAGTATGGAATAGATATAAAGAAAGAAGAATGGGATTGTCACTATCTACCTCAAACGTTATTAGCTGACCGAGGTGAACTAGAAGGGTACAACATCGAGCGACTTATATCTGCTTTTAATATGAAAGTTGAGAATACTCCTCCATATCGTGGAGATTGGAAAGGAATTGTAGAACAACACTTTCGAATTATCCACTCAAAAGTAAAACCTTTTCTCCCAGGTTTTGTGGATACTGATGTTCAAGTCAGAGGAGATCGTGATTACCGTCTGGATGCAACCTTAAACTTAGAGGAGTTTACTAGTATCATCGTTCGTTGTGTACTGCACCATAACAACCATCACTGGCTAAAGAATTACAATCAGGATGAGATGATGATTGAAGATGAAGTATCTCTTATTCCTCGTGATTTATGGAACTGGGGTATTCAAAATCGATCAGGTAAACTTCGATCATACCCTGAAAACATCGTAAAATTGCACCTCCTTCCTTCAGCAACTGCGAGAGTAACATACAAAGGCATTGAGTTTAAAAAAATGAGCTACAGCTGTGAACGTGCACTAAAAGAAGGCTGGTTCGGGGAAGCCAGACAGAAAAGCTGGAGAATATCAATCTGCTACGATCCAAGGGATATGACACATATCTACTTGCCTTCTGATGATGGTCAAGGATATGAGGTAGCTTCTTTACTTGATCATCAAAAAAAATACAATGGAAAGACGCTTGAGGAAGTTCAGTATTATCATGACTACGAGTTATTGAAAAAACAAAAATACAGTCACGAAGAAACACAAGAAAAAGTAGATTTAGCGAGTGACATCGAACACATTGTGTCACGAGCCAAAAAGTCCTTAAAACAAGAGGAAGTAAAGATGAGCAACGCTCAAAAAGTAAAGGGGATACGCGATAACCGCTCTATTGAAAAAGAGGAGAAAAGAAAAGATGAAGCCTTTTCACTCTCTGAATATATCTTCAATCCTTCTGATAACCAACTAGAAGATCAAATTGAAGAGAAGTCACCTACTAAAAACTTGTCAAAAGTGGAGTTGTTGAGACAAAGACAAAAGGAGAAGTTGCAACGTGTTCGAAACAACCAGCGATAG